In Rubrobacter radiotolerans DSM 5868, a genomic segment contains:
- a CDS encoding LacI family DNA-binding transcriptional regulator — MTNIKDVAREAGVSVATVSRTFSGSTPVSEPVRERVIQTARRLGYRPNALARSLRGEGTKTLGLVIPNILNPFFTTVARAVENAAWDEGYSIMLGNTGEDVVKEARYLEDLLQRQIDGLIISPVRSDSGHLRSLVEEVPVILLDRTAQGVEAPVVRADGRRAVGELVEYLASLGHERLAVISGPRATVSGDERLSTFVEVARRKGLSVPPEYVRVGDFQRESGARAMRELLDLDELPSAVFVSNNRMAFGALREIRARGLSIPEDLSFASFDDVGWFDLLDPPVTAIAQPVVQLGTAAAGMLTKLLAGERVESVIFDAELVVRGSCAAPPKRSGRDRSRESA, encoded by the coding sequence ATGACGAACATAAAGGACGTCGCGCGCGAAGCCGGGGTCTCGGTCGCGACCGTCTCACGCACGTTCAGCGGCTCGACGCCCGTGAGCGAGCCCGTCCGCGAGCGGGTGATCCAGACGGCGAGAAGGCTCGGCTACCGTCCGAACGCCCTCGCCCGCTCGCTGAGGGGCGAGGGGACGAAGACGCTCGGGCTCGTGATCCCGAACATCCTCAACCCCTTCTTCACGACCGTTGCGCGCGCCGTTGAGAACGCCGCCTGGGACGAGGGCTACTCCATCATGCTCGGGAACACCGGCGAGGACGTGGTCAAGGAGGCTCGCTACCTCGAAGACCTCCTGCAGCGGCAAATCGACGGACTGATCATAAGCCCCGTCCGCTCCGACTCGGGGCACCTGCGCTCGCTCGTTGAGGAGGTGCCCGTGATCCTTCTCGACCGGACCGCTCAGGGGGTCGAGGCCCCGGTCGTGCGGGCGGACGGCCGGAGGGCGGTAGGGGAGCTTGTCGAGTACCTGGCCTCCCTCGGGCACGAGCGGCTCGCCGTTATAAGCGGGCCGCGGGCGACGGTCTCGGGCGACGAGCGGCTCTCGACCTTTGTCGAGGTCGCAAGGAGGAAGGGGCTCTCCGTCCCGCCCGAGTACGTGAGGGTCGGGGACTTTCAGCGTGAGAGCGGCGCGCGGGCGATGCGCGAGCTGCTCGACCTCGACGAGCTGCCGTCGGCCGTCTTTGTCTCGAACAACCGGATGGCCTTCGGGGCATTGAGGGAGATCCGCGCCCGCGGCCTTAGCATCCCCGAGGACCTCTCCTTCGCGAGCTTCGACGACGTCGGCTGGTTCGACCTGCTCGACCCGCCCGTAACCGCCATAGCTCAGCCCGTCGTACAGCTCGGCACAGCGGCGGCCGGCATGCTCACGAAGCTCCTCGCCGGGGAGCGGGTAGAGTCCGTGATCTTCGACGCGGAGCTCGTCGTGCGCGGCTCCTGCGCCGCCCCGCCGAAACGCTCGGGCCGGGACCGCTCGCGGGAGAGCGCGTGA
- a CDS encoding ribokinase, translating into MSDAGPSAPAGASVFVLGSVNRDFVLKVARRPGPGETVTDATLERHNGGKGANQAVAAARAGASVALLACVGEDAIGEEPVRSVGRAGVDVSLVKRVSGVTSGAAFITVTPDGENAITVAPGANRHLFPEDVDAVRERLSDAGVVVAQMEIPPETVARAGLLARESGARFVLNFAPPRPEAPRSVVRAADPLVVNEHEAAFLLGGDRPVRGARDALGAARDLLGLGPNSAVITLGPEGAVFAEARGSNGSSVASGHLPAPPVEPVDTTGAGDTFVGTLAAHLARGASLEEAVEAAVRAGSEAVTREGARG; encoded by the coding sequence GTGAGCGACGCCGGGCCGTCCGCCCCCGCCGGAGCGTCGGTCTTCGTGCTCGGATCGGTGAACCGGGACTTTGTCCTTAAGGTCGCGCGGCGTCCCGGGCCGGGCGAGACGGTGACGGACGCGACGCTGGAGCGCCACAACGGCGGCAAGGGGGCGAACCAGGCCGTCGCGGCGGCGCGGGCCGGGGCGAGCGTCGCGCTTCTGGCCTGCGTCGGGGAGGACGCGATCGGGGAGGAGCCGGTCCGCTCCGTCGGGAGGGCCGGGGTGGACGTGAGCCTCGTCAAGCGGGTCTCCGGGGTAACGAGCGGGGCGGCGTTTATCACGGTGACGCCGGACGGGGAGAACGCGATAACCGTCGCCCCCGGGGCGAACCGCCACCTCTTCCCCGAGGACGTGGACGCCGTCCGGGAGCGTCTGTCTGACGCAGGCGTCGTCGTGGCGCAGATGGAGATACCCCCCGAGACCGTTGCGCGCGCCGGGCTTCTCGCGCGCGAGTCGGGGGCGCGCTTCGTCCTTAACTTCGCACCACCCCGTCCGGAAGCCCCGAGGTCCGTCGTGCGCGCTGCGGACCCGCTGGTCGTCAACGAGCACGAGGCGGCGTTCCTTCTCGGGGGCGACCGACCGGTCCGGGGCGCACGGGACGCGCTCGGGGCGGCCCGGGACCTTCTCGGGCTCGGGCCGAACTCGGCCGTTATAACCCTCGGGCCGGAGGGCGCGGTCTTTGCCGAAGCCCGGGGCTCGAACGGTAGCTCGGTCGCCTCGGGACACCTCCCGGCTCCGCCGGTCGAGCCGGTGGACACGACCGGTGCCGGGGACACCTTTGTCGGGACGCTCGCGGCGCACCTCGCGCGCGGGGCCTCGCTCGAGGAGGCGGTGGAAGCCGCCGTCCGGGCGGGCTCCGAGGCCGTAACGCGCGAGGGCGCGCGAGGCTAG
- a CDS encoding class I SAM-dependent methyltransferase, with product MSGGEFPQEILDVIRPRPSDTPGLLPDGAGGYVSRSSRVYALRDGYLDLLGRRPVADNVANLTNYLPGAGRGYEPIWRVRSLSLLTGERFPNRREVEIVSRLARVERGGRFLDLGCSAGLYTRSIGASLGSSGTVCGIDISPSMLAEAVRRSRRAGVFPAFLRADAKNLPFADGSFAGALCGGSLNEFGDPGRVLRETARVLEPGGRLAVMGILRARTPRGRRLQRFLSLGGVRFFQEEEVASLVSHSGLEPDRIETFGPVFFLGATAR from the coding sequence GTGTCGGGCGGCGAGTTTCCGCAGGAGATCCTCGACGTAATCAGGCCCCGCCCCTCCGACACGCCGGGCCTCCTCCCCGACGGCGCTGGCGGCTACGTCTCCCGCAGCAGCCGCGTCTACGCCCTTCGGGACGGCTACCTCGACCTTCTCGGTCGCCGTCCGGTCGCGGACAACGTCGCCAACCTTACAAACTACCTCCCCGGCGCGGGGCGCGGCTACGAGCCGATCTGGCGGGTCCGCTCGCTCTCGCTGCTCACCGGCGAGCGGTTTCCGAACCGGCGGGAGGTCGAGATCGTCTCCCGCCTAGCCCGCGTGGAGCGCGGCGGCCGCTTTCTCGACCTCGGTTGCTCCGCCGGGCTCTACACCCGGAGCATCGGCGCGAGCCTCGGCTCCTCCGGAACGGTCTGCGGAATAGACATCTCTCCCTCGATGCTCGCGGAGGCGGTCAGAAGAAGCCGGCGCGCCGGGGTCTTTCCCGCCTTTCTCCGGGCCGACGCAAAGAACCTCCCCTTCGCCGACGGGAGCTTCGCCGGGGCGCTGTGCGGCGGCTCGCTGAACGAGTTCGGGGACCCGGGGCGCGTCCTTCGGGAGACCGCGCGGGTCCTTGAGCCCGGCGGGAGGCTCGCCGTGATGGGCATCCTCCGCGCAAGGACGCCGCGCGGCAGGAGGCTCCAGCGGTTCCTCTCGCTCGGCGGCGTCCGGTTCTTCCAGGAGGAAGAGGTTGCGAGCCTCGTCTCACACTCCGGCCTCGAACCCGACCGGATCGAGACCTTCGGCCCCGTCTTCTTTCTCGGCGCGACCGCCCGCTAG
- a CDS encoding flavin reductase family protein, whose translation MATGEELRSLMRHFPSGVTVVTCGPPQEAEGMTASAVFSVSLDPPLMLVSVQREARLNAKVRAQGHYAVNFLAEDQEGLSRLFSSPERSSGPEAAHTLGGGPGETGAPLASGGLGSVECTLEAVYPGGDHDLFLGRVVAVHPGDERKSPLVYHEGTYPRLVHDPRPAESAGAFVDSARGFDVRTRDFTRRRRKR comes from the coding sequence TTGGCGACCGGCGAGGAGCTCCGCTCCTTGATGCGACACTTCCCGAGCGGCGTTACCGTAGTTACCTGCGGCCCGCCGCAGGAGGCCGAGGGCATGACGGCCAGCGCCGTGTTCTCCGTCTCCCTCGACCCGCCGCTCATGCTCGTGAGCGTTCAACGCGAGGCGCGGCTCAACGCGAAGGTAAGGGCGCAGGGGCACTACGCCGTGAACTTTCTCGCCGAGGACCAGGAGGGCCTCTCGCGACTCTTCTCCTCTCCGGAACGCTCCAGCGGTCCGGAGGCCGCCCACACCCTCGGCGGCGGGCCGGGCGAAACCGGAGCCCCGCTCGCAAGCGGCGGGCTCGGCTCCGTAGAGTGCACGCTGGAGGCGGTCTACCCGGGCGGCGACCACGACCTCTTTCTCGGGCGCGTCGTGGCCGTCCACCCCGGCGACGAGCGCAAGTCGCCGCTTGTCTACCACGAGGGGACCTATCCCCGCCTCGTCCATGACCCGCGTCCGGCCGAGTCGGCCGGGGCCTTCGTCGACTCGGCCCGAGGCTTCGACGTCCGGACCCGCGACTTCACGCGCCGCCGCAGAAAGCGCTAG